In Gallus gallus isolate bGalGal1 chromosome Z, bGalGal1.mat.broiler.GRCg7b, whole genome shotgun sequence, one DNA window encodes the following:
- the COMMD10 gene encoding COMM domain-containing protein 10 isoform X3, which produces MAASVVPETDSIRRAVLLLNAVDPGRFPRLLSRLLQRLHLKAETSFSEEEEEKLQIAFSLEKQDLHLVLEAISFILEQAVYHNLKPASLQQQLQSIHLDQDKAEAFANAWAAGGQETIEKFRQRVLTPQKLETIGWQLNLQMSASTQAKLKSPRAVLELGVSNEDSKVHKLEPSVGCLRLLSNGTVSMKEEKNQNSVQLLCCI; this is translated from the exons ATGGCGGCGTCCGTGGTTCCGGAGACGGACAG CATTCGCAGGGCCGTGCTGCTGCTCAACGCCGTGGACCCGGGCCGGTTCCCGCGCCTGCTGTCCCGCCTGCTGCAGAGGCTACACCTGAAG GCTGAAACCAGCTTcagtgaagaggaagaagaaaaacttcagatAGCTTTCTCACTGGAAAAGCAAGATCTTCATCTCGTTCTTGAAGCCATATCGTTCATTTTGGAACAG gCTGTTTATCACAATTTGAAGCCTGCTTCACTGCAACAACAGCTGCAGAGCATTCACCTGGACCAAGACAAAGCTGAAGCATTTGCCAATGCATGGGCAGCTGGAGGTCAAGAGACGATTGAAAAGTTCAGACAGAGGGTTTTGACCCCTCAGAAG CTTGAAACAATTGGTTGGCAGCTTAATCTTCAAATGTCTGCATCCACGCAAGCAAAGCTGAAATCTCCTCGAGCTGTGCTAGAGCTGGGTGTGAGCAATGAAGATTCAAAG GTACATAAATTGGAGCCTTCTGTGGGGTGTCTCAGACTGTTAAGCAATGGAACAGTCAGtatgaaagaagagaagaatcaGAACTCAGTTCAGCTTTTGTGTTGCATTTAA
- the COMMD10 gene encoding COMM domain-containing protein 10 isoform X5, with amino-acid sequence MAASVVPETDSIRRAVLLLNAVDPGRFPRLLSRLLQRLHLKAETSFSEEEEEKLQIAFSLEKQDLHLVLEAISFILEQAVYHNLKPASLQQQLQSIHLDQDKAEAFANAWAAGGQETIEKFRQRVLTPQKLETIGWQLNLQMSASTQAKLKSPRAVLELGVSNEDSKV; translated from the exons ATGGCGGCGTCCGTGGTTCCGGAGACGGACAG CATTCGCAGGGCCGTGCTGCTGCTCAACGCCGTGGACCCGGGCCGGTTCCCGCGCCTGCTGTCCCGCCTGCTGCAGAGGCTACACCTGAAG GCTGAAACCAGCTTcagtgaagaggaagaagaaaaacttcagatAGCTTTCTCACTGGAAAAGCAAGATCTTCATCTCGTTCTTGAAGCCATATCGTTCATTTTGGAACAG gCTGTTTATCACAATTTGAAGCCTGCTTCACTGCAACAACAGCTGCAGAGCATTCACCTGGACCAAGACAAAGCTGAAGCATTTGCCAATGCATGGGCAGCTGGAGGTCAAGAGACGATTGAAAAGTTCAGACAGAGGGTTTTGACCCCTCAGAAG CTTGAAACAATTGGTTGGCAGCTTAATCTTCAAATGTCTGCATCCACGCAAGCAAAGCTGAAATCTCCTCGAGCTGTGCTAGAGCTGGGTGTGAGCAATGAAGATTCAAAG
- the COMMD10 gene encoding COMM domain-containing protein 10 isoform X4 → MAASVVPETDSIRRAVLLLNAVDPGRFPRLLSRLLQRLHLKAETSFSEEEEEKLQIAFSLEKQDLHLVLEAISFILEQAVYHNLKPASLQQQLQSIHLDQDKAEAFANAWAAGGQETIEKFRQRVLTPQKLETIGWQLNLQMSASTQAKLKSPRAVLELGVSNEDSKMLCKNCMRSEHKVLGACL, encoded by the exons ATGGCGGCGTCCGTGGTTCCGGAGACGGACAG CATTCGCAGGGCCGTGCTGCTGCTCAACGCCGTGGACCCGGGCCGGTTCCCGCGCCTGCTGTCCCGCCTGCTGCAGAGGCTACACCTGAAG GCTGAAACCAGCTTcagtgaagaggaagaagaaaaacttcagatAGCTTTCTCACTGGAAAAGCAAGATCTTCATCTCGTTCTTGAAGCCATATCGTTCATTTTGGAACAG gCTGTTTATCACAATTTGAAGCCTGCTTCACTGCAACAACAGCTGCAGAGCATTCACCTGGACCAAGACAAAGCTGAAGCATTTGCCAATGCATGGGCAGCTGGAGGTCAAGAGACGATTGAAAAGTTCAGACAGAGGGTTTTGACCCCTCAGAAG CTTGAAACAATTGGTTGGCAGCTTAATCTTCAAATGTCTGCATCCACGCAAGCAAAGCTGAAATCTCCTCGAGCTGTGCTAGAGCTGGGTGTGAGCAATGAAGATTCAAAG
- the ARL14EPL gene encoding ARL14 effector protein-like — protein MSDHVEENDKKSSTAQKTSAEESVCLAADSMTARQLQKVQKELKYLAFQNPGPQVANFNPETRKQRKKARMSQMNKDCFNKPKTLKKYDSRGRLLRNNTDLCDCLDKNCLGCFYPCPKCNSNKCGPVCRCNRKWVYDTIETEDGNVISAFPSSTDA, from the exons ATGAGTGACCACGTGGaagaaaatgacaagaaaagcagcactgcccagAAAACATCTGCAGAAGAATCTGTCTGTCTTGCTGCAGACTCAATGACAGCACGACAACTG caaaaagTTCAGAAGGAACTAAAATACTTAGCTTTTCAAAATCCAGGACCTCAGGTAGCTAACTTCAATCCTGAAActagaaagcagagaaaaaaagcacGCATGTCACAGATGAACAAAGACTGTTTTAATAAGCCCAA aacTCTGAAGAAGTATGACAGTCGCGGCCGGCTGCTTCgtaataacactgatttatgtGACTGCCTGGACAAGAACTGCCTGGGTTGCTTCTATCCTTGCCCCAAATGCAACTCAAATAAGTGTGGGCCCGTATGTCGGTGCAATAGGAAGTGGGTTTATGATACAATTGAGACTGAAGATGGGAATGTGATCAGTGCTTTCCCATCTTCTACTGATGCCTGA